From a single Microcoleus sp. FACHB-672 genomic region:
- a CDS encoding Mo-dependent nitrogenase C-terminal domain-containing protein, producing the protein MGTIWTNSHSASFSSLKGAGKRLKAAKHAKLSKLKIDLLQPVRQRLDQWEIRDPELAKFLYKAIPAQCPFERDIKILGHKVGHIPPLCKLNPLYDQLVGLRFRALCYLVDECGVDIQSCA; encoded by the coding sequence ATGGGCACCATCTGGACAAACTCTCACTCAGCCTCTTTCTCTAGTTTAAAGGGAGCTGGAAAGCGCTTAAAAGCGGCCAAACACGCGAAACTTTCCAAACTAAAAATCGATCTGCTGCAACCTGTGCGTCAGCGGCTTGATCAATGGGAAATTCGCGATCCTGAACTTGCTAAGTTTCTGTATAAAGCGATTCCGGCACAGTGTCCCTTTGAGCGAGATATCAAGATTCTTGGCCATAAAGTTGGGCATATTCCTCCATTGTGCAAGCTCAATCCCCTGTACGATCAATTGGTTGGTTTGCGTTTTCGCGCCTTGTGCTATTTAGTTGATGAGTGCGGTGTAGATATTCAATCTTGCGCTTGA